One genomic region from Antedon mediterranea chromosome 3, ecAntMedi1.1, whole genome shotgun sequence encodes:
- the LOC140045147 gene encoding ciliogenesis and planar polarity effector 2-like translates to MLGGGKVFEENWHRTHDGKQYFSGIVRNGKRKIFGSLESPMLTAGLTYETVSYKIFISGKAGVGKSSTVAKLCGLSVPKSHLETPGLQTSVVYWPVKLADRNGKVVMFKLQLWDAGENILKKFDHILPACTENANAMIFLFSYTDRPSFEALPAQMAQICESNIPKIVIGTKFEQLRNSDITTKEIYNFRERYSVPLMNIKNVSRFRLLSDGSKVLDGNAEIEDVANIMNGICEVLWNQQDTGQIAVPLDDSDDSVQYSYV, encoded by the exons ATGCTTGGAGGAGGAAAAGTTTTTGAAGAGAACTGGCACAGGACACATGATGGCAAGCAGTATTTTAGTGGAATTGTACGGAATGGAAAGCGGAAAATATTTG GTTCACTAGAATCCCCAATGCTAACAGCAGGCCTCACTTATGAAACTGTTTCGTACAAAATCTTCATTTCGGGCAAAGCCGGTGTTGGAAAATCAAGTACCGTGGCCAAACTATGCGGACTATCTGTCCCCAAAAGCCATTTGGAAACACCAG GCCTGCAGACATCTGTAGTTTACTGGCCAGTGAAGCTGGCAGACAGAAATGGTAAAGTTGTCATGTTCAAGTTGCAACTATGGGATGCCGGAGAAAATATCTTGAAGAAGTTTGATCACATTTTGCCA GCCTGTACAGAAAATGCAAATGCAATGATCTTTCTGTTCTCGTACACGGATAGACCAAGCTTTGAAGCGCTACCAGCTCAAATGGCGCAAATCTGCGAATCAAACATTCCAAAGATTGTGATCGGAACAAAATTTGAGCAATTGCGCAACAGCGACATCACCACTAAAGAGATCTACAATTTCAGAGAACGGTACAGCGTCCCTTTAatgaacattaaaaatgtaagtCGGTTCCGATTGCTGAGCGACGGAAGTAAAGTTTTAGATGGCAATGCGGAAATAGAGGATGTGGCTAACATAATGAATGGAATATGTGAAGTGTTATGGAATCAACAAGATACAGGCCAGATAGCAGTACCATTAGACGATAGTGATGACAGTGTTCAATACAGTTATGTTTGA